The following are from one region of the Anaeropeptidivorans aminofermentans genome:
- a CDS encoding Lon protease family protein, whose translation MAKRLDYKELKKNTLFNKIEFKSTSEITPFVGIIGQQRGEKALKFGLNIKKKGYNIYVSGISGSGKATFAKKFAEEIALTEKTPEDMCYVYNFKNPKLPKLLKLPPGMGKNLLEDMDELVASLTEEITRVFTDKDFENQKGGILKSFQEKKDNKIKEMSEYAKKYNFGVKSTNSGIYFMPLLDGEALTEEQYEELSQEDKDKITENSESVQESAAEFMRDIKEYEKQARKDISNLEYSTSLFIVGRFIGELFEKYEASKVIVDYLKEVKEDILNNIHDFNDADSDDEESVMAMLPWYSRRGGENSLTKYKINLIADNSETKGAPVIEEFNPTYSNIVGDIEYDNEYGNFTTDFMKIRPGALHKANGGYLIVSAHDLFSNPYAWDSLRRVLRTGEITIDPLREYATGISLSGIKPEAAQVNVKVIIVGSPYYYELISYYEDDFHKLFKIRADFDYEMDYNVDNLKKTLGFVKSYIDRENCMDFDYAAIGKLIEVSLRDVERNDRLTARFSLLTEIISEASAWASMDNQNIVTEEYVIKAVKERDYRLNMYEEKLDRMIEDNSILINTTGSKIGQINGLAVLDMGDYIFANPARITATTYAGRAGIINIEKEAEMSGSIHDKGVQVIIGYLGSVYAQEFPLSLSCRICFEQNYSGIDGDSASSAELYAIISSLSDMPLSQEIAVTGSINQFGEIQPIGGVSYKVEGFFDICNKRGLTGTQGVIIPEQNIPDLVLKDEVLEAIKENKFHIYPIKKVSEGIELLMGSPAGEKDSKGKFPPDSVHSKALKKLKKFYKRAAVEI comes from the coding sequence ATGGCAAAAAGGCTTGATTATAAAGAGCTTAAAAAGAATACTCTTTTTAATAAAATAGAATTTAAAAGCACATCGGAGATTACGCCGTTTGTAGGAATTATAGGCCAGCAAAGAGGGGAAAAGGCTCTTAAATTCGGCCTTAACATAAAGAAAAAAGGCTATAACATATACGTATCCGGTATTTCAGGATCCGGAAAAGCAACCTTTGCAAAAAAGTTTGCCGAGGAAATTGCTCTTACGGAAAAAACGCCGGAAGATATGTGCTATGTATATAATTTTAAAAATCCGAAACTGCCTAAGCTTTTAAAGCTTCCTCCCGGAATGGGAAAAAATCTTCTGGAGGATATGGATGAGCTTGTTGCCTCTTTGACAGAAGAAATCACAAGGGTTTTTACGGATAAAGATTTTGAAAACCAAAAGGGCGGTATATTAAAAAGCTTTCAGGAGAAAAAAGATAATAAAATAAAGGAAATGTCGGAGTATGCGAAAAAATATAATTTCGGAGTAAAGTCTACAAATTCCGGCATTTATTTTATGCCCTTGCTTGACGGCGAAGCCCTCACAGAAGAGCAGTATGAAGAGCTTTCCCAAGAAGACAAGGATAAAATCACTGAAAATTCTGAAAGCGTTCAGGAAAGCGCCGCGGAATTTATGCGGGATATAAAGGAATACGAGAAGCAGGCAAGAAAGGATATATCAAATCTTGAATACAGCACGTCTCTTTTCATTGTGGGGCGTTTTATAGGCGAGCTTTTTGAAAAATACGAAGCTTCTAAAGTAATCGTAGATTATCTGAAAGAGGTTAAGGAAGATATTTTAAATAATATCCATGACTTTAACGATGCCGACAGTGACGATGAAGAAAGTGTCATGGCAATGCTTCCGTGGTACAGCAGAAGAGGCGGGGAAAATAGCCTTACAAAATATAAAATCAATCTGATTGCAGATAATTCCGAAACAAAGGGAGCGCCTGTAATAGAGGAATTTAACCCTACCTACTCCAATATCGTAGGAGACATTGAATACGACAATGAATACGGCAATTTTACTACCGACTTTATGAAAATCCGACCAGGGGCCCTTCACAAGGCCAACGGAGGGTATCTCATCGTTTCGGCCCATGATTTGTTTTCAAACCCCTATGCGTGGGATTCTTTGAGAAGGGTTTTAAGAACGGGGGAAATTACCATCGACCCCTTAAGGGAATATGCCACAGGAATTTCTTTAAGCGGTATAAAACCCGAAGCTGCACAGGTAAACGTAAAGGTTATCATCGTAGGCTCTCCTTATTATTATGAGCTTATTTCCTATTATGAGGACGATTTTCATAAGCTTTTTAAAATCCGTGCAGACTTTGATTATGAAATGGACTATAATGTCGATAATCTCAAGAAAACTCTCGGTTTTGTAAAAAGCTATATAGACAGAGAAAACTGTATGGATTTTGATTATGCCGCCATAGGAAAACTCATAGAGGTTTCTTTAAGAGATGTCGAAAGAAACGATAGGCTTACCGCAAGGTTCAGCTTGCTTACGGAGATTATCTCTGAAGCTTCCGCTTGGGCTTCCATGGACAATCAAAATATTGTTACGGAAGAATACGTAATTAAGGCTGTAAAAGAAAGAGATTACCGCCTTAATATGTATGAGGAAAAGCTTGACAGAATGATAGAAGATAATTCAATCCTCATCAATACCACCGGCAGCAAAATAGGCCAGATAAACGGTCTTGCGGTTCTTGACATGGGGGATTATATTTTTGCAAATCCCGCCCGCATCACAGCAACTACCTATGCCGGAAGGGCCGGCATCATAAATATTGAAAAGGAAGCGGAAATGAGCGGTTCTATCCACGATAAAGGCGTTCAGGTAATCATAGGTTACCTTGGAAGCGTATACGCTCAGGAATTTCCCCTTTCCCTTTCCTGCCGCATTTGCTTTGAGCAAAATTACAGCGGTATAGACGGGGACAGCGCTTCAAGCGCCGAGCTTTACGCCATCATATCAAGCCTTTCGGATATGCCCCTTTCCCAGGAAATAGCCGTTACGGGAAGCATAAATCAGTTTGGAGAAATACAGCCCATAGGAGGCGTTTCCTATAAGGTGGAAGGGTTTTTCGATATATGCAATAAAAGAGGGCTTACGGGAACTCAAGGCGTAATAATTCCCGAACAAAATATTCCGGACCTTGTTTTAAAAGACGAGGTTTTAGAAGCCATTAAGGAAAATAAATTTCATATTTATCCTATAAAGAAGGTTTCCGAGGGCATAGAGCTCCTTATGGGCTCTCCTGCCGGTGAGAAAGATTCAAAGGGGAAATTCCCGCCGGATTCCGTTCACAGCAAGGCCCTGAAAAAGCTTAAAAAATTCTATAAAAGAGCCGCTGTTGAAATCTAA
- a CDS encoding anti-sigma factor family protein, which yields MNCSKSDEYFMKYMDNALTESEALKLNTHLKECEKCRTDFLIYDSLMKEFSSIECIEAPEDLEIRVMAEIAKLEPIYNKSEKNTNTIFIVLAAVLGSLLGLSFILFINREAILNIMSGYPQLEAYVAMLRPVSNFVTELTANIGSIMTKTINEVAMFLNSFQYLILVVAVSLFALQIFLYKKEKGKVEE from the coding sequence ATGAATTGCTCTAAATCCGATGAATATTTCATGAAATATATGGATAACGCTTTAACAGAGAGCGAAGCTTTAAAACTCAACACACACCTTAAAGAATGCGAAAAATGCAGAACGGACTTTTTAATATACGATAGTTTAATGAAGGAATTTTCAAGTATCGAATGCATTGAAGCTCCCGAGGATTTGGAAATTAGGGTCATGGCAGAAATTGCCAAGCTTGAGCCTATATATAATAAGTCCGAAAAAAATACAAATACTATTTTTATCGTACTTGCTGCTGTATTAGGTTCTCTCTTAGGCCTTAGCTTTATTTTATTTATAAACAGAGAAGCTATTCTTAATATTATGTCAGGATACCCCCAGCTTGAAGCATACGTGGCGATGCTTAGACCTGTGTCCAATTTTGTAACGGAGCTTACGGCAAACATAGGCTCTATTATGACAAAAACCATCAACGAAGTGGCTATGTTTTTAAACAGCTTCCAATATTTGATTTTAGTTGTTGCAGTATCGCTTTTTGCTCTGCAAATATTTCTATACAAAAAAGAAAAGGGTAAGGTTGAAGAATAA
- the tsaB gene encoding tRNA (adenosine(37)-N6)-threonylcarbamoyltransferase complex dimerization subunit type 1 TsaB: MKILAIETTGGPSSAAVLDGSKIIGEFTLNNKVNHSETIMPIVESLMKMLDMALSSMDYIACSSGPGSFTGLRIGAATAKALAHGAKRPLVMVPTLDALAYNVLEKESLIIPIMDARRGQVYTAIYENNGKIIRKSDYMNIEFTELLSKIDKGGKAVFLGDGIVNYEDLIKERGYAIAPLNMNMQRAGSVALAASELIKEDKFSDYRDFELMYLRKPQAEREYEEKLIHDRNSTL, encoded by the coding sequence ATGAAAATATTAGCGATAGAAACAACAGGGGGACCTTCCTCTGCCGCTGTTTTAGACGGAAGCAAAATAATAGGGGAATTTACCCTGAACAATAAAGTAAACCATAGCGAAACTATAATGCCCATTGTTGAAAGCCTGATGAAAATGCTTGATATGGCGCTTTCTTCTATGGATTATATTGCCTGCTCAAGCGGCCCCGGTTCTTTTACAGGTCTTCGAATAGGAGCGGCTACGGCAAAGGCATTGGCTCACGGCGCTAAAAGGCCTCTTGTTATGGTTCCTACATTAGATGCTCTGGCATATAATGTTTTAGAAAAAGAGAGCCTTATTATACCGATAATGGACGCAAGAAGGGGCCAGGTATATACAGCCATTTACGAAAATAACGGGAAAATTATCAGAAAAAGCGATTACATGAACATAGAATTTACCGAGCTTTTATCTAAGATAGATAAAGGCGGCAAAGCTGTATTTTTAGGCGATGGAATTGTGAATTACGAAGATCTTATAAAAGAAAGGGGCTATGCAATCGCTCCTTTAAATATGAATATGCAAAGGGCCGGTTCCGTAGCATTGGCAGCTTCGGAACTTATAAAAGAAGATAAATTTTCCGACTATAGGGATTTTGAGCTTATGTATTTAAGAAAGCCCCAAGCCGAGAGGGAATATGAGGAGAAATTGATTCATGATAGAAATAGTACCCTTTAA
- the purH gene encoding bifunctional phosphoribosylaminoimidazolecarboxamide formyltransferase/IMP cyclohydrolase, translating to MKRALLSVSDKTGIVDFAKDLERLGVEIISTGGTCKALRNAGVKALDVESITNFPECLDGRVKTLHPMVHGGILAVRENEDHMKHLEKFNIGLIDIVAVNLYPFKETIAKEGVLLEEAIENIDIGGPSMVRAAAKNYKYVTVITDPSDYPKIIEELEKDGDTCPHSRFYLSAKAFMHTAHYDAMISNYLKPLARIEEFPQTLTLTYEKAQDMRYGENPQQKAAFYKETGNIEGTIAGAEKLHGKELSFNNINDANGALMLLKEFTEPAVVACKHSAPCGVALGSSIHEAYLKAYESDSVSIFGGIVAFNREVDENTAEEINKIFLEIIIAPDFSEKALEILKSKKNIRLLKINNIGNNKNNSYDIKKVAGGLLIQESDVSLYNEEDFKCVTKAKPSEKEMKDLIFAMQVVKHAKSNAIAICRNLQSVGIGNGQVSRIWACKQAIDHGKEFFENGAEGAVLASDAYFPFSDCVEQAHKAGIKAIIQPGGSIRDKESVKLCDEYGISMIFTGMRHFKH from the coding sequence ATGAAAAGAGCGCTTTTAAGCGTAAGTGATAAAACAGGCATCGTTGACTTTGCTAAGGACCTTGAACGTCTCGGCGTGGAAATTATATCCACCGGCGGCACCTGTAAGGCTTTAAGAAACGCAGGTGTAAAGGCCTTAGATGTTGAAAGCATAACGAATTTTCCTGAATGCCTCGACGGAAGAGTAAAAACTCTCCACCCTATGGTACACGGGGGAATTCTTGCCGTTAGAGAAAACGAAGACCATATGAAGCACCTTGAAAAATTTAACATCGGCCTTATTGATATTGTTGCAGTAAATCTCTATCCTTTTAAGGAAACCATTGCAAAAGAAGGAGTTTTACTGGAAGAAGCTATTGAAAATATCGATATCGGCGGCCCTTCCATGGTCAGAGCTGCCGCTAAAAATTATAAATATGTTACAGTCATAACCGACCCTTCGGATTACCCTAAAATCATAGAGGAACTTGAAAAGGACGGTGATACCTGCCCTCATTCAAGATTTTATTTATCGGCAAAGGCCTTTATGCATACGGCTCATTACGATGCCATGATCAGTAATTATTTAAAGCCTTTGGCAAGGATTGAAGAATTTCCCCAAACCCTTACTTTAACTTATGAAAAGGCCCAGGATATGCGTTACGGCGAAAATCCCCAGCAAAAGGCAGCCTTTTATAAAGAAACCGGAAATATTGAAGGAACCATCGCAGGGGCAGAAAAGCTCCATGGCAAAGAGCTTTCCTTCAATAACATAAACGATGCTAACGGCGCCCTTATGCTCCTTAAAGAATTTACGGAGCCTGCAGTCGTTGCCTGCAAGCATTCTGCACCCTGCGGCGTTGCATTGGGCAGCAGTATTCATGAGGCTTATTTAAAGGCATACGAAAGTGATTCCGTATCTATTTTCGGCGGAATTGTTGCCTTCAACAGAGAAGTTGATGAAAATACCGCTGAGGAAATCAATAAAATATTCCTTGAAATCATAATCGCGCCGGACTTTTCCGAAAAAGCACTTGAAATACTGAAGTCTAAAAAGAATATTCGCCTTTTAAAGATTAATAATATTGGAAATAATAAAAATAATAGCTATGATATTAAAAAAGTAGCCGGCGGGCTTTTAATTCAAGAAAGCGATGTAAGCTTATATAATGAAGAAGACTTTAAATGCGTTACCAAAGCAAAGCCCTCCGAAAAAGAAATGAAAGACCTTATATTTGCTATGCAGGTAGTAAAACATGCAAAATCAAATGCCATTGCTATATGCAGAAACCTTCAGTCCGTAGGCATAGGGAACGGACAGGTAAGCCGTATATGGGCCTGCAAGCAGGCCATAGACCACGGGAAGGAATTTTTTGAAAACGGTGCAGAAGGTGCAGTTCTTGCTTCCGACGCTTACTTCCCTTTTTCCGACTGTGTTGAACAAGCCCATAAGGCAGGTATTAAAGCCATTATACAGCCCGGCGGCTCCATCAGAGACAAAGAGTCTGTAAAGCTTTGCGACGAATACGGTATAAGCATGATTTTTACCGGTATGAGGCATTTTAAACATTAA
- a CDS encoding YibE/F family protein, with the protein MRKELLIYLGAIILSILYLFVGNKIAMKNYKSYFDTQSTGLKAKVMEVIERTNEKILGVSEDEGNIIIEFRAKILSGERKGEEIIAKQYKYSIEPMPQKEVEKGDKILLMEDAYIEAQDEWIMGTYIRSDALMALGAVFAVCLIIFGGFKGINTLISLIFTCLSIFVVFIPAILSGLNIYLWSIITCFYIVVMTLTLVNGINVKSLSAGIGCIGGAVLASLITLFMNKFLHLTGLVDDQSIFLLLLNENNPIDLKAVVFSSILIGGIGGMLDVSVDISSALSEVARKMRKRSFKGIYQSGINIGQDTIGTMASTLVLAYIGGSLSIVLLLIAYNNSLLYTMNMEMIVVEVLQAIVGSFGMLLTVPLTSLISARLLTRDIDKERELY; encoded by the coding sequence ATGAGAAAAGAACTGTTAATTTACTTAGGTGCGATTATACTTTCCATTCTTTATCTATTTGTAGGGAATAAAATAGCCATGAAAAATTATAAAAGCTATTTCGATACCCAAAGCACAGGGCTTAAAGCAAAGGTAATGGAAGTAATTGAAAGAACAAACGAAAAGATTCTTGGTGTTTCAGAAGATGAGGGAAATATTATCATAGAATTCAGGGCCAAAATATTATCCGGTGAAAGAAAAGGCGAAGAAATCATAGCCAAGCAGTATAAATACTCTATCGAGCCTATGCCTCAAAAGGAAGTTGAAAAAGGGGATAAAATTCTTTTGATGGAAGATGCCTATATCGAGGCCCAAGATGAATGGATTATGGGTACTTATATAAGAAGCGACGCTCTTATGGCGCTGGGGGCAGTTTTTGCCGTATGCCTTATTATATTCGGCGGATTTAAGGGAATCAACACGCTTATTTCTTTGATTTTTACATGCCTTTCTATTTTCGTCGTATTTATTCCGGCTATTTTATCGGGGCTTAATATATATCTCTGGTCTATTATAACCTGCTTTTATATTGTTGTAATGACCCTAACCCTTGTAAACGGTATAAATGTAAAGAGCCTTTCCGCAGGAATCGGCTGTATAGGCGGCGCTGTTTTAGCAAGCCTTATCACTCTTTTTATGAATAAATTTCTTCATCTTACGGGGTTGGTAGATGACCAGTCTATATTTCTGCTTTTACTCAATGAAAATAACCCTATTGACTTAAAGGCCGTTGTGTTCAGCTCTATATTAATCGGGGGAATAGGGGGTATGCTTGACGTTTCTGTGGATATTTCCTCCGCTCTTTCGGAGGTGGCCCGAAAAATGAGAAAAAGAAGCTTCAAAGGCATCTATCAATCGGGAATCAATATTGGCCAAGATACCATAGGAACCATGGCAAGCACTTTGGTTCTCGCCTATATCGGCGGTTCCCTTTCCATTGTGCTTTTGCTCATAGCCTATAATAATTCTTTATTATATACGATGAATATGGAAATGATTGTAGTTGAAGTGCTGCAGGCCATTGTCGGAAGCTTTGGCATGCTTCTTACAGTTCCGTTGACTTCACTTATATCTGCAAGGCTTCTTACAAGAGATATTGATAAGGAAAGGGAACTATATTAA
- a CDS encoding ribonuclease Z, whose translation MLDIALLGCGGMMPLPNRFLTSMFLRLNGRFLLLDCGEGTQVSLKMLGWGFKNIDVILITHFHADHVAGLPGLLLTITNSGRTEPLHMIGPKGLEIVVKCLLVIAPELPFEIIFHEMEDATNIKIGDFHISSLPVEHRMPCFAYSIDVKRRGKFNINKAKALNLPRTYWSILQKNEMVLYEGKEYLPEMVMGDERKGLKVSYCTDSRPVAALPDFIKDSDLFICEGIYGEDEKLNKAMEYKHMLFSEAATLAKKGNVSELWLTHYSPSLTAPEEFLSVAKDIFENTHLGFDRKTAALLFSE comes from the coding sequence ATGCTGGATATTGCTCTGCTTGGCTGCGGCGGCATGATGCCCCTTCCAAACAGATTTCTCACAAGTATGTTTTTAAGGCTGAACGGCCGTTTTCTTCTTCTGGACTGCGGCGAAGGAACACAGGTAAGCCTTAAAATGCTTGGCTGGGGCTTTAAAAATATAGATGTGATACTGATAACCCACTTTCACGCCGATCACGTTGCCGGCCTTCCGGGGCTTCTGCTTACCATAACCAATTCAGGCAGAACAGAGCCCCTCCATATGATAGGCCCTAAAGGTCTTGAAATTGTGGTAAAATGTCTTCTTGTAATTGCTCCGGAACTTCCCTTTGAAATTATCTTCCATGAAATGGAAGATGCAACAAATATTAAAATCGGAGATTTCCATATAAGCTCTTTACCTGTGGAGCATCGTATGCCCTGCTTCGCCTATTCTATCGATGTGAAAAGACGAGGAAAGTTTAATATCAATAAAGCAAAGGCCCTGAACCTTCCAAGAACTTACTGGTCAATCCTTCAAAAAAATGAAATGGTTCTATATGAGGGAAAGGAATATCTTCCCGAAATGGTAATGGGTGACGAAAGAAAAGGCCTTAAAGTGTCTTACTGTACAGATTCAAGGCCTGTAGCTGCTTTGCCGGATTTTATAAAAGATTCCGATTTATTCATATGCGAAGGCATTTACGGTGAAGATGAAAAATTAAATAAAGCCATGGAATATAAGCATATGCTTTTTTCAGAGGCTGCAACCCTTGCAAAAAAGGGCAATGTTTCAGAGCTTTGGCTTACCCACTACAGCCCTTCTCTAACGGCACCTGAAGAGTTTTTAAGCGTTGCTAAAGATATATTTGAAAATACGCATTTAGGCTTTGACAGAAAAACAGCGGCTTTACTTTTTTCAGAATAG
- the tsaE gene encoding tRNA (adenosine(37)-N6)-threonylcarbamoyltransferase complex ATPase subunit type 1 TsaE: protein MIYESFSPEETRKIAFDIAENAKESAVFCLTGDLGAGKTVFAKGFAEGLGINEHITSPTFTIFNIYNGRIPLYHFDMYRIEDEDELYNLGVEEYFYGKGICLIEWPEMAMRLIPDHAAWISIKKDINKSEDYRKIEINFSKPN from the coding sequence ATGATATATGAATCCTTTTCGCCTGAGGAAACCCGAAAGATTGCCTTCGATATTGCAGAAAACGCCAAAGAATCCGCTGTTTTCTGTCTTACCGGTGATCTTGGGGCAGGGAAGACAGTTTTTGCAAAGGGTTTTGCCGAGGGCCTTGGAATAAATGAGCATATAACAAGCCCTACGTTTACTATATTTAATATATATAATGGAAGAATTCCATTATATCATTTTGACATGTACAGGATAGAAGACGAAGATGAGCTTTATAATCTGGGTGTTGAAGAATATTTCTATGGAAAGGGAATATGCCTTATAGAATGGCCTGAAATGGCTATGAGGCTTATACCTGACCATGCTGCATGGATAAGTATAAAAAAGGATATAAATAAATCAGAAGATTACAGAAAAATAGAAATCAATTTTTCAAAACCAAACTAA
- a CDS encoding RNA polymerase sigma factor: protein MINTYKDKSDYEIIQMCVNGDNDCFAELVSRYKNLVYSVILRMVNDREEANDLAQEVFIKIYKNLNKYYPDYKFSTWIIRITTNHVIDYRRKKKQETIPIDEIDYEISAKGSPESDYLKKEQAIMLKEVVNNLPDMYKIPIVLYHQQGLSYQEIADVIEEPLSKVKNRIFRGRKMLKEAIISMKEGDNYELL from the coding sequence TTGATAAATACTTACAAGGACAAAAGTGATTATGAAATCATACAGATGTGCGTAAACGGTGATAATGACTGCTTTGCAGAGTTGGTCTCAAGATATAAAAACCTTGTTTACTCCGTTATATTAAGAATGGTAAACGACAGGGAGGAAGCAAACGACCTTGCACAGGAGGTTTTTATTAAAATATATAAAAACCTCAATAAGTATTATCCCGATTATAAATTCAGCACATGGATTATACGTATTACCACAAACCATGTAATCGACTACAGGCGTAAGAAAAAACAAGAAACAATCCCCATCGACGAAATAGATTACGAAATATCTGCAAAAGGTTCACCTGAAAGTGATTATCTTAAAAAGGAGCAGGCTATTATGCTTAAGGAAGTTGTAAACAATCTTCCCGATATGTATAAAATTCCTATTGTTCTTTATCATCAGCAGGGCTTAAGCTATCAGGAAATCGCAGACGTTATAGAGGAGCCCTTGTCAAAGGTTAAAAACAGAATTTTCCGAGGCCGCAAAATGCTGAAAGAAGCTATCATAAGCATGAAAGAAGGTGATAATTATGAATTGCTCTAA
- the rimI gene encoding ribosomal protein S18-alanine N-acetyltransferase encodes MIEIVPFKREHLDDVYDIELGSFSVPWSKEDLAKDAFENKLSVYFVALYDKKVCGYAGMWHVVTEGHITNIAVKKEFRGLGIGDRLMKALEEVGRERQMLGLTLEVRVSNGPAQRLYAKNGYKVEGVRKNYYADTKEDALIMWKYLIDEEVV; translated from the coding sequence ATGATAGAAATAGTACCCTTTAAAAGGGAACACTTAGATGATGTTTATGATATAGAATTAGGCTCTTTCTCTGTACCCTGGAGCAAAGAGGACTTAGCAAAAGATGCATTTGAAAACAAGCTTTCCGTATATTTTGTTGCCCTATATGACAAAAAGGTTTGCGGCTATGCAGGCATGTGGCATGTGGTTACAGAAGGCCATATTACGAATATAGCCGTGAAAAAGGAATTCAGGGGTTTAGGCATTGGCGATAGGCTTATGAAAGCCCTTGAAGAAGTGGGCAGAGAAAGACAAATGCTTGGTCTTACACTTGAAGTGAGGGTAAGTAACGGCCCAGCCCAGAGGCTTTATGCAAAAAATGGGTATAAGGTTGAAGGAGTAAGGAAGAACTATTACGCCGATACGAAAGAAGACGCCCTTATAATGTGGAAGTATTTAATTGACGAAGAGGTGGTTTAA